The Shewanella sp. NFH-SH190041 genome has a window encoding:
- the dusC gene encoding tRNA dihydrouridine(16) synthase DusC, translating into MTPKVILAPMEGVVDDLMRDILSSINDFDLLVTEFVRVVDMPLPDKVFYRLCPELANAGYTPSGTPVRVQLLGQDPDMLAINAHRAVELGSHGIDINFGCPAKLVNRSKGGAALLQYPEQIYKIVKAMREAVSPQHPVTAKVRLGYEDKSAYLEIADAVAQGGANEIAVHARSKVDGYKPPAYWEYIAHIRQRLSIPVIANGEIWSAEDAQRCIDVTGCDTVMIGRGAISLPNLAASIKTGEVPYSWEQTLQLMLNYSQRELSSRKSCYYPARIKQWFSYLNRQYPQADQLFRELRVFKDTDSIVQCLNQAMESLHTNNSPKNKY; encoded by the coding sequence ATGACTCCCAAGGTAATACTGGCGCCGATGGAAGGCGTTGTTGATGATTTAATGCGAGATATTCTCTCCAGCATCAATGACTTTGATTTACTGGTGACCGAATTTGTCCGGGTCGTGGATATGCCCCTGCCAGATAAAGTGTTTTACCGACTCTGTCCTGAACTGGCTAATGCTGGATATACACCATCTGGCACTCCTGTCAGAGTGCAGTTATTGGGTCAGGATCCCGACATGCTGGCGATCAATGCCCACAGAGCTGTAGAACTCGGTTCCCATGGAATTGACATTAACTTTGGCTGTCCTGCCAAGTTAGTTAATCGCAGTAAAGGCGGCGCCGCATTACTGCAGTATCCTGAGCAAATTTATAAAATCGTTAAAGCTATGCGTGAGGCTGTCAGCCCACAGCACCCAGTCACGGCTAAAGTACGCTTGGGTTATGAGGATAAATCCGCTTATTTGGAAATTGCTGATGCAGTCGCTCAGGGCGGAGCTAATGAAATCGCCGTTCACGCTCGCAGCAAAGTCGACGGCTATAAACCCCCAGCATACTGGGAATATATTGCACATATTCGCCAACGGCTGTCGATCCCTGTCATTGCTAATGGCGAAATATGGTCAGCTGAGGATGCCCAGCGCTGTATTGACGTTACCGGCTGTGACACGGTAATGATTGGTCGCGGCGCCATTTCGCTGCCTAATCTAGCCGCCAGTATTAAAACCGGTGAGGTCCCCTACAGTTGGGAACAAACACTACAGCTGATGCTTAATTACAGCCAACGGGAATTAAGTAGCCGCAAAAGTTGCTATTACCCAGCACGAATTAAGCAATGGTTCAGTTATTTAAACCGGCAATATCCACAAGCTGATCAGTTATTCCGTGAACTGCGGGTATTTAAAGATACTGACAGTATTGTTCAGTGCCTTAATCAAGCCATGGAATCTTTACATACCAACAATAGCCCTAAAAACAAATATTAA
- a CDS encoding DUF2063 domain-containing protein — translation MGLAQLQQQFIDRIKDPNQPLPADTDARHMQIYQDLFFNNMEGFVASAFPVLKTLYREAEWLALIRDFFIHHDCSSPIFADIAAEFLSYLNSRGATLQQQRPFILELAHYEHLELVVSIAQDDEGLSVTPLLQDSDNLVLAPSAKLAQYHFEVQRICVDFQPQEAAQSPQFFCVYRDLADDVQFLALVPMTAMVLAYLADHPGMTLSQIQQWALTQFDSLPDTVINQGIVDLLTQLAQKGIVRCQG, via the coding sequence ATGGGGCTGGCGCAGTTACAACAGCAATTTATTGACCGGATTAAAGACCCAAACCAGCCTTTGCCGGCAGATACGGATGCTCGGCATATGCAGATTTATCAAGATCTGTTTTTTAATAATATGGAAGGTTTTGTTGCCTCAGCATTTCCAGTATTGAAAACTCTGTATCGAGAGGCGGAGTGGTTGGCGCTTATTCGGGATTTTTTTATTCACCACGATTGTTCTTCTCCTATTTTTGCGGATATAGCCGCAGAATTTCTCTCTTACCTCAATTCGCGAGGTGCCACATTACAGCAACAGCGACCATTTATTTTGGAATTGGCACATTATGAACATCTGGAATTGGTTGTATCTATTGCTCAAGACGATGAGGGTTTATCAGTTACCCCATTATTGCAAGATAGCGATAATTTGGTGTTGGCACCCAGTGCAAAATTGGCGCAATACCATTTTGAAGTGCAGCGTATTTGTGTGGATTTCCAACCCCAAGAGGCGGCTCAATCCCCTCAGTTTTTTTGTGTTTATCGTGACTTAGCAGATGATGTGCAGTTTTTAGCTCTGGTACCTATGACTGCTATGGTGTTGGCGTATCTGGCTGATCATCCAGGGATGACATTGTCACAGATCCAACAATGGGCACTGACGCAGTTTGATTCGCTGCCTGATACAGTCATTAACCAAGGCATTGTGGATTTGCTCACTCAGTTGGCTCAAAAAGGCATTGTGCGTTGTCAAGGATAA
- a CDS encoding DUF692 domain-containing protein, with protein sequence MSTQTLSVQRLSEQELPQQALAGLGLRRDMLDGLLQQVPDEIDFFEIAPENWMTLGGRYARQLKQLSDVHAFFAHGLSLSIGGPAPLDIKFVQQVKDFLQRHGIRYYSEHLSYCSGKGHLYDLMPIPFTAEAVHYVSQRVKQVQDILEQPLILENVSAYAMPGAEMSEAEFIRAVLAESGSELLLDINNIYVNSVNHGYDASAFLRSMPTDKIRYLHIAGHYVEAEDLIVDTHGAAVVDPVWQLLAECYQYHGVFPTLLERDFNIPPMAELVVELEQIHGLQRNAIPMSRRA encoded by the coding sequence ATGTCGACACAGACACTGTCAGTCCAAAGATTGTCAGAGCAAGAATTACCACAACAAGCGTTGGCGGGATTAGGTCTTAGGCGGGATATGCTCGATGGTTTGTTGCAGCAGGTTCCGGATGAAATCGATTTTTTTGAAATTGCCCCGGAAAATTGGATGACATTGGGAGGACGTTACGCTCGTCAGTTAAAGCAATTATCTGACGTTCACGCGTTTTTTGCCCATGGGTTATCTCTGTCAATCGGCGGACCCGCTCCGTTGGATATCAAGTTTGTGCAGCAGGTGAAAGATTTTTTGCAACGACACGGTATTCGTTATTACTCGGAACATTTAAGTTACTGCTCAGGCAAGGGGCATCTGTATGATTTGATGCCGATTCCGTTTACTGCAGAAGCAGTACACTATGTTTCACAGCGCGTAAAACAGGTGCAAGACATTCTTGAACAGCCTCTGATTTTGGAGAATGTTTCAGCTTACGCTATGCCCGGTGCTGAAATGAGTGAAGCGGAATTTATTCGAGCTGTATTGGCTGAATCAGGTAGTGAATTGCTGCTCGATATCAATAATATTTATGTTAACTCTGTTAATCATGGTTATGACGCGAGTGCTTTTTTACGCAGTATGCCGACGGATAAAATCCGTTATTTGCACATTGCGGGGCATTATGTTGAAGCTGAAGATTTGATTGTTGATACTCATGGTGCGGCGGTTGTTGATCCTGTTTGGCAGCTACTGGCGGAATGTTATCAATATCATGGTGTCTTCCCAACGTTGCTTGAGCGGGATTTTAATATTCCTCCCATGGCTGAACTCGTTGTTGAGCTGGAACAAATTCACGGCCTTCAACGTAATGCAATACCGATGAGTAGGAGGGCTTGA
- a CDS encoding IS1595 family transposase has translation MNMSEMSFIDWQRQFHSENACLDYLKMQRWPDGFICPKCGHRQAYQIHTRELYECCQCHKQTSVTSDTLFHGTHIPLSKWFTAIYFIGSDKGGISALRLKKLIEVNWRTARLILKKLRIAMGHRDRLYWLSGNIELDDCLVGGKQKGKRGRGAAGKTPIIVAVETQGERAGYIAMQAVNRISHQSVEQFVQAHILPNQYVRSDGLRALTIIDKTQHHEARVTPKELVDEWLPWVHIAISNLKTFIQGTFHGISKKYVQEYLNEFIYRFNRRRIEKQIPMRLLNIAIFHSPMNSC, from the coding sequence ATGAACATGTCAGAAATGAGCTTTATAGATTGGCAACGTCAATTTCATTCAGAAAATGCCTGTCTTGATTACCTGAAAATGCAGCGATGGCCGGATGGATTTATCTGCCCTAAATGTGGTCATCGTCAAGCCTATCAAATCCATACCCGTGAGCTTTATGAATGCTGTCAGTGCCATAAGCAAACATCCGTGACATCTGACACGCTGTTTCACGGCACGCATATCCCGCTGTCTAAATGGTTTACGGCCATTTATTTTATAGGGTCAGACAAAGGCGGAATATCAGCATTACGGCTCAAAAAGCTCATTGAAGTTAACTGGCGAACGGCAAGGTTGATACTGAAAAAATTGCGTATCGCAATGGGGCACAGAGACAGACTGTATTGGTTATCTGGCAACATAGAATTGGATGATTGCTTGGTTGGCGGCAAACAAAAAGGTAAACGTGGTCGAGGCGCGGCAGGGAAAACACCGATAATTGTGGCCGTTGAAACCCAAGGTGAACGAGCCGGCTATATTGCCATGCAGGCTGTTAACCGTATCAGCCACCAAAGTGTCGAGCAATTTGTGCAAGCGCATATTCTCCCCAATCAATATGTTCGCTCAGATGGGCTACGTGCATTGACTATCATTGATAAAACCCAGCATCACGAAGCCAGAGTGACGCCGAAAGAATTGGTTGATGAGTGGCTCCCGTGGGTACATATCGCCATTAGCAACCTGAAAACATTTATTCAGGGCACATTCCACGGAATATCCAAAAAATATGTACAGGAATACCTCAATGAGTTCATTTATCGTTTTAATCGCAGAAGAATAGAAAAACAAATTCCTATGCGGCTGTTAAATATAGCTATTTTTCATTCACCTATGAACTCATGCTGA
- a CDS encoding YbaN family protein, whose amino-acid sequence MIIKRGLFLCIGLLSLFLGLLGIVLPVLPTVPFILLAAFCFARSSQRLYDWLHQHPWFADGLKNWEEQRALRPGLKRRAMLVSLASFSLSIIVVPLFWVKVLLLICCCCLMLYLWRLPVINE is encoded by the coding sequence ATGATCATTAAGCGCGGTTTGTTTTTATGCATCGGGTTGTTAAGTCTGTTTTTGGGGCTGTTGGGAATTGTGTTGCCGGTACTGCCGACTGTGCCTTTTATTCTGTTAGCCGCATTTTGTTTCGCGCGTTCTAGCCAGCGTCTTTATGATTGGTTGCATCAACATCCTTGGTTTGCTGACGGACTGAAAAACTGGGAAGAACAGCGCGCTTTGCGCCCTGGGTTAAAACGCCGAGCGATGCTGGTGAGTTTGGCCAGTTTCAGTTTGAGTATCATCGTGGTGCCGCTGTTTTGGGTGAAAGTGTTATTGCTGATTTGCTGTTGTTGCTTAATGCTGTATTTATGGCGTTTACCCGTGATCAATGAGTAA
- a CDS encoding TonB-dependent receptor domain-containing protein, whose product MSSLTKISQAIRLSLCATAGMAIVFSDVSVAEEVGDKVERIEVTGSRIVREGAIAPTPVTVITGDDLLKTGAVNIAEALNELPQLANTDTLGNSGTSIGTAGLNRLDLRGMGTNRTLVLVDGKRHVAAVPGSAAMDINTIPTEWVESVEIITGGASAIYGADAVTGVVNFKLKQRINGFNASASSGWAEDSGYNNQRASLSYGSDFDDGRGNAAVSVEYAKQSNLGMMEREQTATSWTRFRNPTGETIYEYVPNGGHYRISNGGTTNIGGTWYTFNDNGSVREVNKGDKYNGAYCAGDCDYINLKQWEELQPEFDRLTVNFKANYDLTDDLNGYFEAKYSQTDATTSGQPAFFFFNGKSTLKRDNAFISDELGAIMDAAGEDTIQVNRFMTDMGPRIEDDTRKTQRYVFGIKGDVFDGWDLDGYALWGQTKHERTNHNNLIFKNFMQSIDAIKDDNGNIVCRDEDARANGCVATNLFGNGSVSAAARDYISKTTYGESTIEQFVSGFSMANSSLIELPAGYIGVATGIEYRHEKSDTYEDPSLVDENGDRTTFFNALSSEGGKFNVKEVFAEVSVPLLADLPLIQQLNIDGAVRYADYSSVGDATSWKLGLDWAMFDDLRIRSTVATAIRAPNIGELYDAQSQNFFRVKDSCKASRLADLEPGQRAIRAANCAALGIPVDFDDAYDSATLEGTSGGNPDLESEKSKSVTAGFVYEPGYLDNFVVMLDYWKIEIDDAIGSIAAQDIIDKCVDSPTGINNQYCALITRDKDSHQITDITQIVQNVAKSETSGIDLQVGYDFPIASGEFKTNILATYLLESKRYPFQDETSVYEEYAGVVGDAKWQAQLRIAYAIDNWNFNWKTTYLDRVDLYTEQFRDNYDIPYSNIMQYGSYAVTDILGTYTFNNGLAVGLGLDNVFDRDLPAFATGNDSGEGGYDNIGRFYYITLDFKM is encoded by the coding sequence ATGAGTTCATTAACAAAAATATCACAAGCAATTCGATTATCACTCTGTGCTACTGCTGGTATGGCAATTGTTTTTTCTGATGTCAGCGTTGCAGAAGAAGTCGGTGATAAGGTAGAGCGAATTGAAGTAACAGGTTCTCGTATTGTGCGAGAGGGCGCTATAGCGCCAACACCTGTAACCGTCATTACTGGAGATGATTTATTAAAAACGGGTGCTGTGAATATTGCGGAAGCACTTAATGAATTACCTCAATTAGCTAATACAGATACTTTAGGAAATTCTGGCACCAGCATAGGGACAGCAGGATTAAATCGACTTGATTTGCGTGGTATGGGGACAAATAGAACCTTAGTATTGGTCGATGGTAAGCGGCATGTTGCTGCGGTACCTGGTTCTGCCGCGATGGATATCAATACGATTCCAACAGAGTGGGTTGAAAGTGTTGAAATTATTACTGGTGGCGCATCTGCTATTTATGGTGCTGACGCTGTAACTGGGGTTGTGAACTTTAAATTAAAGCAGAGAATTAATGGTTTTAATGCTTCAGCTAGTAGCGGCTGGGCTGAAGACAGTGGATATAATAATCAGCGCGCAAGCTTGTCCTATGGTAGCGATTTTGATGATGGCCGTGGTAATGCGGCAGTTTCTGTTGAGTATGCTAAGCAATCTAATTTAGGCATGATGGAACGGGAGCAGACAGCAACATCTTGGACGCGATTTAGAAATCCCACTGGTGAAACAATTTATGAATATGTTCCTAATGGTGGCCATTACCGGATCAGTAATGGTGGGACAACTAATATCGGTGGTACTTGGTATACCTTTAATGACAATGGTAGCGTGCGGGAAGTGAACAAAGGCGATAAGTATAATGGAGCTTATTGCGCTGGTGATTGTGATTATATTAATTTAAAGCAATGGGAAGAGTTGCAACCAGAATTTGATCGACTCACTGTTAATTTTAAAGCTAATTATGATTTGACTGATGACCTTAATGGTTATTTTGAAGCAAAATATTCTCAAACTGATGCGACTACATCAGGTCAGCCTGCATTTTTCTTCTTTAATGGTAAGAGTACTCTTAAACGGGATAATGCTTTTATCAGTGATGAATTGGGCGCAATAATGGATGCGGCTGGTGAAGATACGATTCAAGTTAATCGATTTATGACGGATATGGGGCCCAGAATTGAGGATGATACCCGTAAAACACAACGTTATGTTTTTGGCATAAAAGGGGATGTTTTTGATGGTTGGGATCTAGATGGTTATGCGTTATGGGGGCAGACCAAACATGAACGAACAAATCATAACAATCTGATCTTCAAAAACTTTATGCAATCTATTGATGCCATTAAAGATGATAATGGTAATATCGTTTGTCGCGATGAAGACGCAAGAGCTAATGGATGTGTAGCGACTAATTTATTTGGTAATGGTAGCGTCTCTGCTGCAGCCAGAGATTATATTAGTAAGACCACTTATGGTGAGTCGACAATAGAACAATTTGTCTCTGGTTTTTCAATGGCTAACTCTAGTTTAATTGAATTACCTGCAGGTTATATTGGTGTTGCAACAGGGATTGAATATCGGCATGAAAAAAGTGATACCTATGAGGACCCCAGTTTAGTGGATGAAAATGGGGATAGAACAACATTTTTTAATGCTCTATCGAGTGAAGGTGGAAAGTTTAATGTAAAAGAGGTATTTGCAGAAGTATCTGTTCCATTATTAGCTGATTTGCCTTTGATTCAACAATTGAATATCGATGGTGCAGTACGTTATGCCGATTATTCTTCTGTCGGTGATGCGACCAGTTGGAAGCTTGGATTGGATTGGGCGATGTTTGATGACTTACGCATTCGCTCTACTGTTGCAACAGCTATTCGAGCGCCAAATATTGGTGAATTATATGATGCGCAATCACAAAACTTTTTTAGAGTAAAAGACAGCTGTAAAGCTAGTCGGTTGGCAGATTTAGAACCTGGTCAGCGGGCAATTAGGGCCGCTAATTGTGCCGCTTTGGGTATCCCAGTTGATTTTGATGATGCTTACGATTCAGCGACGCTAGAGGGAACCTCTGGTGGTAATCCAGATTTGGAGTCTGAAAAGTCTAAATCCGTGACTGCTGGTTTTGTATATGAGCCTGGTTATCTAGATAATTTTGTGGTGATGCTGGACTATTGGAAAATAGAAATTGATGATGCTATCGGTAGTATTGCTGCGCAAGATATTATCGATAAGTGTGTTGACTCACCAACAGGAATTAATAATCAATATTGTGCTTTGATTACTCGTGATAAAGATAGTCACCAGATAACAGATATTACTCAGATTGTTCAGAATGTTGCAAAATCTGAAACATCCGGTATTGACTTACAAGTTGGCTATGATTTTCCAATAGCTTCTGGCGAGTTTAAAACAAATATTTTGGCCACTTATTTACTTGAAAGTAAGCGTTATCCATTTCAAGATGAGACATCTGTTTATGAAGAATATGCAGGTGTCGTTGGCGACGCAAAGTGGCAGGCTCAATTAAGAATAGCGTATGCAATTGATAATTGGAATTTTAACTGGAAAACAACGTATTTAGATCGGGTTGACTTATATACAGAGCAATTCCGTGATAATTATGATATCCCTTACTCTAATATTATGCAGTATGGTTCGTATGCTGTTACTGATATTTTAGGTACTTATACATTTAATAATGGCTTAGCTGTTGGGCTTGGTCTCGATAATGTCTTTGACCGAGATTTGCCAGCATTCGCGACCGGAAACGATAGCGGTGAAGGTGGTTATGATAATATTGGCCGTTTCTACTATATCACGCTTGACTTTAAAATGTAG